The genomic region TGAAAATAACAATACCGCCAGCGCCGCAATTACCATAGGAAATCCGGCAGAGGATGATGGAGATGACGATAATGATGACGGAGGAGATTCTGATGATGACTCTGACAATGAAGATTCTGATGACGGAGATGACTCTGATAACGATGACGATGATGGTGATGACTCCGATAATGATGGAGATGATTATGACGGTGCTGATTTAATATTTGCTTCAGCTTTTATTGAAGAAAACGATTTGCAATCAACCCCCGGAAGTCGGATTACCATAGAATATGCCTTAGGAAACAACGGTAACGAAGACGCCGAAGAATTTAATGTAGGTTTCTTCATATCTAATAACACCACACTTTCTGAAGATGATCAGTTTCTAGAAAATGATAATATAGGAAATGTAGAAGTTGATGAAATTGAAGATGAGAACGACCAAATAACCTTACCCAATTCTCTTTCTTCTGGAACTTATTACATTATCTTAAAAGCCGATGTCGATAATTCGGTAGAAGAAACCAATGAAAACAATAATACCATAGCCCTCGCAATAGAGATCGCTTCCACCCAAGAAGATCCAAATGAGGAAGCAAAAAATCAAATCGGGCAAGCTTCAAATATTCTGAAGAAACAAAATACAGGCGAATTTGCCAGTTATTTTTTTGAAGCCTCTTACTCAAATCCTGTGGTGGTGATTCCCTCCATATCCTATAACGGGAGTCAGCCTGCATTTGCCCGTATAAAAAACATTCAGCCTAATGGTTTCGATTATAAAATTGAAGAATGGGATTACTTAGACGGCAAACATGTTGAAGAAACCCTACCCCTTTTGGTTGTAGAAGAAGGTGTACATACCCTTGCCGACGGAAGGACAGTAGAAGCTGGATTTATTGATATCGGCACTTCCTCAACTACCATCCCTTTTAATGCTAGTTTCGAACAAACACCCATTGTTCTAACCTCCGTAGTTTCAAATAACGATAGCCGAGCTGCGGTAACTAGAATGGATAAAATAAGTAATACTCAATTTAGTGTTAGGCTACAGGCACAGGAAAATATAAAAGAACAACACGAGATAGAACGTGTGGCTTATATAGCTATTACCTCTGGATTTGGAAATGACGATAATAAAAATTTTGAGGCCATAAGAACTGCGCGACAATTTACAGAAAATTGGTATTCCATTAATTTCTTTCTCCCGATGGAAAATCCAGTATTTCTAACTTCGATGCAAACTACTAATGGCATAGACACGGCTGTTTTGAGGTTTAAAAACCTTACATCTACTTCTGTACAGTTGAAAGTCCAAGAAGAAAAATCTAAAGATGAAGAAGTGAAACACGCCACGGAAGTAGGTGGATATGTGCTTTTTGAAGCAGGTAATATTTTTGCTGAAGAAGAACTTGATGATTCCACTCAAAACGATATAGCATCTACTCTTAGTGCGAGAAACGATCCAAAAGTTGTGAGCGTACAAAACTATCCGAATCCCTTTACTTCTCAAACTAAAATATCCTATAATCTTTTAGAAACTTCGCTAGTTAACTTAAGCGTTTTGGATTGGAATGGAAGGAGCATTAAAACCTTGGTCAATGGAAAACAAGAAGCCGGAGAATACGAAATTTCATTTCAGAGCTTCGGATTAACACCTGGAATTTATTTATGTGCATTACAAGTGGATGGAGAAAAATTATATCATAAAATGGTTATAGAATAGGTTGTATATATTCATTCTGAAAACATATTTATGAGGGATTTAAAATTTAGCTATTAAATTTTAGATCCCTTTTTTATTTTCTTGACCGAATTTAAATTTAGATTTTTTAAATTACAGATTACAGACAGAATAGTGCTACTCTTTTCCATCGACATAATCCTGTAAATAGGCATACCTCTCGGTAAGTTTCCCTTGATGAGTCATTCGAGCACGTTCTAAGATACCGTCCTTATCATTATTAAAAAAAGCAGGAATAACATGGTTTACAAAACTTTCCCCAAACCCTCCGCTGGCGTCAGCTGGCAATTCACATGGTAGGTTATCCACCGCCATTACCGCTATGGCATTGGTATTTAAATAATCCACTTCTTTTTCTGAAACTGGATCGTAACCATAAATAGGCTCTGCTATGGTAGATGGACGAATTGTTGAGGCCACGGGACCATCGATATCACAACTAATATCGGCCACTACCTTGATATTAAAACCAGAGGCTTTGGCATCTTCCCGAGTGTATAAGTACGGTGCCCCATCCCCATAAAAATGCCCTGCAATAAAGAAATCGGTTTTTTGGGCAAATCTCATGAAATTAGATTGGTAATCCTGTGGATTGCTATAGAAGTCTTGAACATCGGGAAAAGTACCGTCTTTTCGCTTGTTATAGTCCAAAACATCAATTTGACAATAAACCGGCTCTAGAAAATCTTTATCCAAATATTCATCTACAGAAACTTCCCTGATTTTCATAGCATCTAGCATCTCCTTGGCACCATTACCCACTCTTCCTTTTCCAGTAAGCAAAATTTTAATATTTGGAATACGAATTCTGAGGAGAGCGTCGATAAGAGCTTTTCTATTGGGCAGACTTTCTGCTTTTGGCAAGTTGTACAAATTAAATTTAAGACCGTATGCTCTAAAACCATTATAGGCACCCACGATTCCTGCGTATCGCCCGAAAGCTACTAAGCGTTGACCGTTTGTATTGGTTATAACTTCATGGTCGTAGAGTTCTATATTCTTTTGAAGTACCGCTTGAAGTAAATCTCGATTGTAGGGTTGTTTTTTTATGGTATGTGAAAAAAAGAAATATTTTTTGTTCGGAATAAGCGCAGCAATAGGAACTTCTTTTACCCCCAGCAAAACATCACAATTGGCCATATCGTTGGAAATTGGGAAACCATATTTTTCATATTCTGAATCTGAAAATACTCGAATATTAGAAGGTTCTACAACAATTTCGGCTTGAGGAAACTTATCCTTGACAATTTGACAGGCCTCTGGTGACAAAACTACCCGACGATCTGGTGGTGTTTTGCGCTCTTTTATAATTCCGAATTTCACACGTTTAATTTTTATGCAAGTTATTTCAATTACTTGATTTAAGCGAAAATACTTCGATTATTAAAAGCAGGCAAAAATTATTCAGCCCTTTCCACTTCACTTTCAGATTTTAGCACATAATCGCCGTCCTCTTGCTTAATATACAAAGCCTTGTCGTTTTTTTGACCGTCTCGTGTAATTTCATTCCCTTTTATGGTTTTGGTTATTTTACTGGTATATGTCTTTTCTACTTTTCCTTCTGCGGTACCGTTACCCCATTTCCACTTTACTTTTGTTCCTTCTTTGATCATTTTTTTATTTTAAAGATAGCTTCTTTTAGGCAGATTGGTTCTTAATATTATTCTAAATTAAGATTGGAATGGCTTTTGAACTATTATTTTTACTATTTTCGCACTCCCTTACAAGTTTAGAGTTTGTTTGGAAAGTGCATTAGGGATAGCAGCGGCATCCCCCGACGCCAAATGTCGGGGATATAGCGTATAGCCCGACCTTTAAGCCGACCATGGGAGGTGTAAGGAAATGCCAAGAAAGTTCTTTAAAATAAATTTTTTTTGGGGTCGACTGGTTTTGACAGCGAGTCTAATGAAAGTGTAAGCATGCAGAGCGCTGGGATACAGCTCTTAAATCTCATATTTCACATTTTTTAAATGGCGAGAATAACTACGCTCTTGCTGCCTAATCTGAAGTTATAGTAAGATTTTGGCCATGTCCCTGCAAGGCAGGGAGGCGAGATGTCTCTGGGTAGCCCTTGTTGATGGCGACCCGTTTTGAGACACCATAAAAGTCAACATAGAAATGGTGTAGCTTCGGCACTGTTTCAAAACTTAAGAAGCTAAGCGCGTAGTGGGCGGTTTTCGGTCAGTTGCGCGTCGACAATTAAACGAAGACTAAGCATGTAGAAAGCATTTTGATTGCTTGTTTGGACGGGAGTTCGAATCTCCCCGACTCCACAAACAAAAACCCCAACTAATTAAAAATAAATTAGTTGAGGTTTTTTTTATTTTATTGCATTAGCTAATAACGTGTCGATCTTATCTCGAAAATCGAGATATATTTAAATTACACAATTTACCAACCTAGGTTTTATAGCCTTCGAACCTTATCAATACCGTGGATTTTTTTCAAATTCTCCAATAGCTTTTTCAAAATGGTCTTGTTTTTAACTTCTACCGTAATTTTTCCTGAAAAAACACCACCCTCCGTATCAAAATTGATACTTTTCATGTTTACGTGCATATTATTGGAAATTACTTTGGTGACGTTGCTTACCAAACCTAGATTATCGATACCATCCAGTTTTAGGATGGCTGTAAATTCCTGTTGGGTAGAATCAATCCATTTAGCAGAGATAATCCTATATGCGTAGTTTGACTGCAGTGTAATGGCATTCGGACAATTTTTTTTATGAACTTTAATCCCTTCATTTACGGTAATAAATCCAAAAACATCATCCCCGGGGATAGGACTGCAGCAATTGGAAAACTTATAGTCCAGTTTTTCTTCTTCCTTCCCAAAAACAAGTTGATCGTAATTGGTGGTTATTTCTTCCCTATTAATTTCTTCGGCAGATGCTGGTTTGCGCATCTTATTTTTAAAGAAATTTATAAAAGTGTTGCTACGGGAAGCGGCAAAATCTTTAAGCATTTGGTTGTCTATAGTGCTTATTCCCACCCTGTAAAAAAGGTCTAGACTTGTTTTTAGTTTGAAATAGACCACGAGGTCGTTCACTATATTTTCATTCAGCGTAATTTTAAGCTGCTTGAGTTTTCTTCGGAGTATTTCTTTTCCTTCTTCTGCAATTTGTTTTTTCTCGTCTTTAAGGGAAGATTTTATTTTAGCCCTTGCCCTTGCTGTGGTGGCGTAATCTAACCAGTTTGCATTAGGTTTGGAGCTTTCTGAGGTGATTACTTCTACTTGATCCCCACTTTTTAATTCCCTGCTAAGGGGAACTAATTTTCCATTGACTTTGGCCCCTCTGGTTTTTAAACCAACCTCGGTATGTATGCTGAAGGCAAAGTCTAAAGGGGAGGCTCCTTTGGGCAGCGATTTCAATTCGCCTTTGGGAGTAAATACAAAAATCTCTTGGGAATAAAGGTTTAGCTTAAATTCTTCCACAAAATCCACTGCATTTCCATCGGCGTTTTCTAGTGCTTCCTGCAAGCGGTTGAGCCATATCTCTATACCTTGCTCTTTTTGATCTCCATGCTTGTATTTAAAATGTGCCGCATATCCCTTCTCTGCAATTTCGTGCATCCGCTCACTGCGTATTTGCACTTCTACCCATCTGCCTTTGGGCCCGATAACGGTAATGTGCAATGCTTCATACCCAGTTGTTTTGGGGGAAGAAATCCAATCCCGGAGTCGCGTTGGATTGGGTCTGAAGTGATCGGTGACGATGGAATAAATTTTCCAAGCTAGGAATTTTTCATTGTCTCGATCGCTTTTATAAATAATGCGGATAGCAAATTTATCGTATACTTCATCAAAGCTTACGTTTTGGGATTTCATTTTCCTTCGGATGGAAAAAATAGATTTAGGGCGACCTTTAATCACATAATTCAACCCTTCAACATCCAAACTCTCTTTTATTACATTGCTAAAAGACTCAATATATGCTTCTTGGTCTTCTTTGCTTTCCTGCATTTTATTAAGAATGTCGTTGTAGACATCTGGTTCGGTGTATTTTAATCCCAAATCTTCAAGCTCTGTCTTTATATTGTAGAGCCCAATCCTATGTGCTAAGGGAGCGTAAATGTAAAGGGTTTCCGAAGCTATTTTAACCTGCTTATGGTCTGCCATGGAATCCATGGTTTGCATATTGTGTAAGCGATCGGCTATTTTTATAAGAATTACCCTTACATCATCGTTAAGGGTGAGCAGCATTTTCCTGAAGTTTTCTGCTTGCAAGGAAATATCTTGCTCTGATGTCATTTGGGAAATTTTGGTAAGTCCGTCCACAATACGTGCTACGGTCTCCCCAAACAAGCGTTCCATATCTTCCAAGGTGTAGGAAGTATCTTCCACCACATCGTGCAACAAGGCAGCCGCAATAGCGGTAGCATCCAGCCCGATTTGCTGCGCCACTATCTTGGCAACCGCAATGGGATGGAAAATGTAAGCTTCGCCACTCTTTCTACGCTGATCTTTATGCGCATCTACAGCCGTATCGAAAGCCAACCGGATGAGCTTTTTATCTTCATCTGAAAGGGTTTGATAACTGATGCGCAATAACTCCTTATATTGCCTGGCTATCTGCTTGTTTTCCTTTTCTACATCAAGTACCTTCATATATTAAAAATAAGCTAAACATTACAATTTAACAACAAAATCCATGCCTTATCTACACGGTTTGAAATAAAGTCGTTGAAGCGCTATCCAAATAAAATTGGATGCTTATAACCTAACAAAAAATAATTGATAAATGTGATTTTAAGCTTAACGATTAGCTTTTTAAATTCTCGAACCGCTGCTGCAATGTTGGATGCGAATAATGAACAAAAACATAAGCAGGATGCGGGGTAAGATTGCTCAAACTGTTTTTTGAAAGTTTTTTAAGCGCATTAATTAGAGGTTGGGCCGCATAGGTGTTTTTAGCATAATCGTCTGCCTGATATTCAAACTTACGCGAAAAATAATTCATTATGAGTCCGGTTAATTGCGAAATCGGACTATAAAGTATCCCGAAAGCGATTAAACCCGCGTGGAAACTTGGCTGTTTAACACCAATGGCCAAAGACAATTCGGGAATGTTAATGAATAAGGAAAGAATAAATAACGTTACGCCAGTTAATAATACTGAAGCAAAAATGTTGAAGATAATATGTTTTTTCTTGTAATGACCGACCTCGTGAGCCAGGACCGTTACAATTTCTTCATCTTCCAAATCGTTTACCAAAGTATCGAACAATGTAATTCGTTTTTGTTTGCCGAATCCAGAAAAATAGGCGTTGGCTTTTGTAGATCTTTTGGAACCATCTATCACAAAAATATTATCCAATTGAAAGCCTACTTTAGCAGCATAATTTTCAATGTTTGTTTTTAAAGAGCCGTTCTCTAAGGGCGTTTGTTTATTGAACATTGGAACAATAATCTTACTGTAAAACATATTCATAAAAATGGTAAATACTGCTACGATTATCCAAGCGTAAATCCAAAAATTGGCGCCCGCCAGTTGGTAAAATAAAATAATAAGGGCAAGGATTCCACCACCGATTACAGACATCATCAGCCAACCCTTGAGCTTATCCAGAAAAAATGTTTTTTTAGTGGTTTTGTTGAAACCAAATTTTTCTTCAATCACAAAAGTATGGTAGTAAGAAAAAGGGGTGGTTAAAATATCGCTTGCAAAAGTTATAATTCCGAAGAAAAGCAAAGCAATTACTATATAGTTGTTACTGATACTTCTTGCAATTTCGTCTACCCATTGAAAACCGTCCAAAAAGAAAAACGCCAAAGTTAGCGTTAACGAGAACAAGGAACTTATGCTAGAAAACCGATAATTTGCTTTTTTATAGGCTTGGGATTTTTTGTATTCCTTTTCATCATAAACATCTGCCAGTTCTGCCGGAATGGGATTGTTGAAGTTTTTGGCATTTAGGGAATCCAAGATCTTATCGATAATAAAATCAAGGATTAGAATGGCAATTATTATATAAAAAAGGGTTTGTGGGCTCATAATACAATTGTAAAATCCGGTTCTAATTTTAAAAGTAAGAACCGGATGTTTTTGCAAATCTAAGTCTTAAAAAAGGAAATATTAAATATTGCCTTTATTTAAACAGTTTCAACTGGTTTTTGGGTGTCGTTTTTAATGCGTTTTCTAATCTCTTGTAAACTTTGGTCTACTATTAATTCCCCATCTTTAAAAACAACCTTTAAAGCTCCTTCTTTCTCTTCATCCCAGCTCACTCTATCATACATCTTGTACTCACCATTTTCTAGCTCAATTTTTATTAAACCTTTGGCAGATTTCTTGGTACCGTCATCTGTAATAGGGTCTTTATAAATTTCCCTTCCTTCGCCATTAACTTCCCCATAGGTTGCTTTCATGGCAAACCCAAAAGTGTCCCTCGTATTATATTGGTAGGTAAAAGAACCAATTCCCAAAACCACATTCGTAGATGCAAATCCTTTATTTTTTAATCGTTCGCAAATTTGGGTTGCTCTTTCTATGGTTATGCTGTCCCCATAAATAGCACCGATATGAGGATCCAGTTCTTTGTAGCCTTTTTTATTTTCGGTGCCACCAAAAATATCCCATAAAAGTTCAATAACCCCTTTTCTTTCTTCAACGGTTTTACCATTAGGGTTTCCACAAATAATATCCACAGGATCTCCACTGTCTGGGCGTACTACAACTTTCCCTTCCCTTCTTAGCACCTCTTCTTTAAGTTTTGGTAAGTAAACAGTGAGTACTTTCCATAAATCCCAAGTATCGGAAACAATGGAAACAATACCCTTGGGATAAATTTCTGTGATCAACCTTTTAAATGTTTCTAGCTCACCACTATTTGTTCCCATAGACATTACAGAGTGTTCTGTAGCCGCTACAGAGCCCCCAATTAACTCTTTATCTGCATCTGCACCGTAATAATTTTCAAGAAAATCTATTGCAGGAACCGTATCGGTACCAGTAAAACTCAATAAATGTCCGGCAGCACTCAACAAGGCAGCTTCCAAACCGGCCATTCCTCGCATGGAAAAATCGTGCCCTTGCCAATCAACCAATTCTTCAACAGTAGAAGTTTCTTCAGCATATTTATCCAAAACCAAACGGTATTGCTTGGCAATGGTAGCAGAATTACATGGCAACCAAACTGTTGTAGATAACAGGGTTTCAAAATAATTAGTCAACCAAAAGAACTCTGGGATGGTATTGTACATGGTAAACATGGGAACCCGTATGGGTACAGAAACCCCTTCTGGCAGGGCTTTTATGCACATGGGAATATACCCTAAATCATGCAGTGCTTCTATGTGCGCTATTCCTACTGAATTTTCGCCTAAATAATTATTAATTCTACGGGTGTATTTTTTACATACTTCAGCTTTAGGTTGATCGAAAAAATTGATTTTGAAGTCCTCTAGGATATATTTTTTAATGAAGTATTGGAGGCCGAAAAACACGACCTTATCAATACCTTCAATACGACTTTTTCGTGGTGTCCAGTTGGAATAAACCAAGGTTGTTCCATCTGGATATTGTCTTCGGTGATCAATTTTATAACCGTCTGTAAATAGTAATGGGTTCATAATTCTATTATTTTAAAAGTTGATTAATTTTAATTTGAGTAACTCCCTTCATTTCCGATAAGGATTTAAAGGAGTCAGTTGTATAAATTTCTTCAAAGTGAGCAGATAATTCATCGAAACCTTTGCTGAAAATACCGTGTGTTACGGCCAAATAAATATTTCCAGCATTTTTCTTCTTCAATTCTTGAGCCAGGCCAATAAAAGTTCCTCCACCATCGCAAATATCGTCTACAATTAAACAGTTTTGCTTTTTGAGGTCTTCAGCATAAACTTTAAAACCAGATAATGTGCCTGTTTTTACATCCCTCGTTTTAGAGCATTCAACTACTGGATAATCTTTTAGGTAAGCAGCCACTTTGTAAATCTTTTTTAGGGCGCCACCATCTGGCGAAATAAGCAATAGATCACCACTCAAAGAGTTTGTGATATGTTTTATAAAACTGAAGTTATCTAAGGCTTCACAATTGTCAATCAAGGCCGGAGTGACTTCAGAATGCGGATCTAAAATGGTTACCTTTTCAAGTTTCAAATTATTGATAACATCAGCATATACTTTAACCGTTAAAGGTTCCCCCGTTACCATTAACCGATCTTGCCTTGCCCCAGGAAAATAAGGAAGAAAGGCACGAATGCTTTTAACCCCCATATTTCTTAAAGCATTCACCGCTACCATAAGAAGACCCAAATCGTTAAAAGAAGTGATTCTATGTGTTATGGTAACCTCCTTTTTGGGATCTAAAGCGCTTTCAATTTTAATATGAGGCTCGCCACCGTAGAATGTAAATGCTTTAAAGCTTATTTCGTTTTGGTTGCCAAAAGGCCTGAAGTTAGTATCGAGATTCAGTATCATGTTTGCGTATGTTTTACACAAATATAGAATTAAAAATTAGAAATAAAAATTAATTTGTGTTTTTTTTACGCAAACTTAATTTCAAAGTGGAATCCTTTGTTTTCTAACTCTTTATATGTTTTGAGATTGAATTTATAGAGTTTTGCCGGCCTCCCACTGCTAGGCTTAAATGTTTTGTTGGTTTTGGTTAAAATACCAAAACTCATCATTTTCTTCCTAAAGTTTCTACGATCTATTTTTCTATCCAGAATGGTTTGATAAAGATTTTCCAAATCGGAAAAAGGGAATTCCGTAGAAAGGAGTTCAAAGCCAATAGGTTGGTAATGAATTTTATTCTTTAGACGTTGCCATCCTTTTTCAAGGATTGTTTGGTGGTCGAAGGCCAAAGAAGGAATTTCTTTTATAGCGAACCACTTGGCATCTACCGCATCCGTAGAGGCTTTAAGTGTAATGTTATCAGGATTTATGAGAGCCATGTATGCTATAGAAATAGTGCGTGCCCTAGGATCTCGTTCGGTAGCACCAAAGGTGTATAGCTGTTCTAGATAATTGGCTGCAACACCGGTTTCTTCTATGAGCTCCCGGTTAACAGCATCGGCCAGGGATTCATCATTTTTAACAAATCCTCCAGGAAGTGCCCATTTATTCTTTTCGGAACCAAATTTTTGCTGAATTAAAAGGATATGCAATTCTCCATGAGTATATCCAAATACTACAGCATCTACGGCCACTTTTATATCCTGATCGATCTTCATAAGTTTTATGTGTTCAATATACACAAAGTTACGTAATGGACATCATATAAAACGGAAGGAAAATAGTATTTGAACCTAAAGTTTTTAGAAACCTCTTTGCCTTAGCGCTTCAAAAATAATAATAGCGGCAGAAACAGAAACATTCATGGAATCTATCTCCCCTTTCATAGGAATTATAATATTGTTATTGGAAGCTTCCAGCCATTCATCACTAAGCCCAGTGGCCTCTGTACCCACAACGATGGCAGTTGCTTTGCTGTAATTAACAGTGCTGTAATTTACGGAGGCCGATAAGGCCGCGCAGTTGATTGAAATATCTTTTTTTTGTAAAAAATCTATAATTTCAGAAGTGGTTCCTGTGGCAATGGCATTGGTAAATACACAACCCACGCTGGAGCGCAATATATTTGGGTTGTACATATCGCTTTTAGGGTTCGCAATAATTACGGCATCTAAATTGGCAGCATCGGCTGTGCGTAATAAAGCTCCGATATTTCCTGGTTTTTCTGGTGCTTCTGCAACTAGAATCAGCGGATTCTTATTCTTAAACTGTAATTTTTCTAAGGAATGGTTTTTGCTTTTTGCAATGGCTATAACGCCTTCAGTGGTTTGTCGGTAAGCAATTTTTTGGTAAACTTCTTTAGAGATTTTTATTATCTGTGTTTTATTATTTCCTAAAAGTTGCTCTACCTCCTTTTCCAAAATAATCTCATCATTAAAAAGAAGTGTATCCAATTCATAACTCCCCTTTAAAGCTAGCTGCGTTTCCCGAATTCCTTCTAGAATAAATAAACCAGATTTCCTTCGTTCCCTTGATTTATCTTTTAAATGAAGGATTTGTTTTACAAGCGGATTTTGAACACTGCTAATTTCTTTCAAACCAATTTTTTTTCAAAAATACTATAAAATGACAACAACACATTTAAAAAATCCCCAAAGAAAAACATATTCTTTGGGGATAAAAGTTTTATAAAAAACATTCTTATTTTCCTTCATATTTTTTTGAGTAACGCTGCCATAATTCTGTTTGGTGCGTTTCTAAACTCACATCCCTCCCTTGGATAAATGCTTTGCTTAGAATATTGGTACGCATGTCTAGTGCATCACCTTCAGAAATAAAGAGCGTAGCGTGTTTACCAACTTCCAAAGTACCTACCAGATCGCTAACCCCTGCTATTTCTGCAGCATTTTTTGTAATATATTGCACCGCCGTTTCTTTGGGCAAACCATAAGCGGCAAAAGATCCAGCATAAAAAGGCAGGTTACGGGTATTCATACGCTCCATTCTTCCACTGGGGTCAATACTACAAAGGATTCCTGCTTTATCCAGCGCTGCAGCAAGCACAAAAGGATGCTTAACGTTTTCGTCTTCACTTGTTGGCAAACGATGTGGACGCTGTATAACCACTGGAATGTTATTAGCAGCCAATAATTGACTCACCTCATCTGCTTGATCGCCACCAACAATCACTATTTTACTGATTCCAAGTTTATCTGCAAAGTTTACGACATCGGTTATTTCCCTTTTTCCGTCGACATGAACAAATAGTTTTTTGGAACCATTAAAAAGCCCTTCGGAAGCTTCATAAGGCAAATTTCTTGGTTCTTTATCCCCTGCGGCATAGGCCTTTGCTTCTGTTAAAAATTGTGTCACTTCCTCCACCTCTTTGGTATAGTCTTCATTCGGTTTAAGTCCGGGATCTTCACCTCTCCAGGGACGTCCTCTTTTTAAACTATTTGGCCAGTTTAAATGTATGGCATCATCTGTCTTTACTGCAGCATCTTCCCAGTTCCAAGCATCGAACTGCACTATAGATGAAGTCCCTGAAATACGTCCCCCTCTCGGGGTTATTTGTCCCATTAACACTCCATTGGGCCGCATCGATTCTACTATTTTGGACTCTG from Galbibacter sp. BG1 harbors:
- a CDS encoding CARDB domain-containing protein, which translates into the protein MLIIFFFCSMGFSQADLSITAFLESNDRNANAGDRISLEYTIRNNGNVEVDDPVVGFYLSNDQTFDSNDILLETEDVSDLDPYESDDEGEQVPLPSNVNSDYYYILVVADPFNSVYESDENNNTASAAITIGNPAEDDGDDDNDDGGDSDDDSDNEDSDDGDDSDNDDDDGDDSDNDGDDYDGADLIFASAFIEENDLQSTPGSRITIEYALGNNGNEDAEEFNVGFFISNNTTLSEDDQFLENDNIGNVEVDEIEDENDQITLPNSLSSGTYYIILKADVDNSVEETNENNNTIALAIEIASTQEDPNEEAKNQIGQASNILKKQNTGEFASYFFEASYSNPVVVIPSISYNGSQPAFARIKNIQPNGFDYKIEEWDYLDGKHVEETLPLLVVEEGVHTLADGRTVEAGFIDIGTSSTTIPFNASFEQTPIVLTSVVSNNDSRAAVTRMDKISNTQFSVRLQAQENIKEQHEIERVAYIAITSGFGNDDNKNFEAIRTARQFTENWYSINFFLPMENPVFLTSMQTTNGIDTAVLRFKNLTSTSVQLKVQEEKSKDEEVKHATEVGGYVLFEAGNIFAEEELDDSTQNDIASTLSARNDPKVVSVQNYPNPFTSQTKISYNLLETSLVNLSVLDWNGRSIKTLVNGKQEAGEYEISFQSFGLTPGIYLCALQVDGEKLYHKMVIE
- a CDS encoding NAD(P)-dependent oxidoreductase — translated: MKFGIIKERKTPPDRRVVLSPEACQIVKDKFPQAEIVVEPSNIRVFSDSEYEKYGFPISNDMANCDVLLGVKEVPIAALIPNKKYFFFSHTIKKQPYNRDLLQAVLQKNIELYDHEVITNTNGQRLVAFGRYAGIVGAYNGFRAYGLKFNLYNLPKAESLPNRKALIDALLRIRIPNIKILLTGKGRVGNGAKEMLDAMKIREVSVDEYLDKDFLEPVYCQIDVLDYNKRKDGTFPDVQDFYSNPQDYQSNFMRFAQKTDFFIAGHFYGDGAPYLYTREDAKASGFNIKVVADISCDIDGPVASTIRPSTIAEPIYGYDPVSEKEVDYLNTNAIAVMAVDNLPCELPADASGGFGESFVNHVIPAFFNNDKDGILERARMTHQGKLTERYAYLQDYVDGKE
- a CDS encoding DUF2945 domain-containing protein, with the translated sequence MIKEGTKVKWKWGNGTAEGKVEKTYTSKITKTIKGNEITRDGQKNDKALYIKQEDGDYVLKSESEVERAE
- a CDS encoding RelA/SpoT family protein; protein product: MKVLDVEKENKQIARQYKELLRISYQTLSDEDKKLIRLAFDTAVDAHKDQRRKSGEAYIFHPIAVAKIVAQQIGLDATAIAAALLHDVVEDTSYTLEDMERLFGETVARIVDGLTKISQMTSEQDISLQAENFRKMLLTLNDDVRVILIKIADRLHNMQTMDSMADHKQVKIASETLYIYAPLAHRIGLYNIKTELEDLGLKYTEPDVYNDILNKMQESKEDQEAYIESFSNVIKESLDVEGLNYVIKGRPKSIFSIRRKMKSQNVSFDEVYDKFAIRIIYKSDRDNEKFLAWKIYSIVTDHFRPNPTRLRDWISSPKTTGYEALHITVIGPKGRWVEVQIRSERMHEIAEKGYAAHFKYKHGDQKEQGIEIWLNRLQEALENADGNAVDFVEEFKLNLYSQEIFVFTPKGELKSLPKGASPLDFAFSIHTEVGLKTRGAKVNGKLVPLSRELKSGDQVEVITSESSKPNANWLDYATTARARAKIKSSLKDEKKQIAEEGKEILRRKLKQLKITLNENIVNDLVVYFKLKTSLDLFYRVGISTIDNQMLKDFAASRSNTFINFFKNKMRKPASAEEINREEITTNYDQLVFGKEEEKLDYKFSNCCSPIPGDDVFGFITVNEGIKVHKKNCPNAITLQSNYAYRIISAKWIDSTQQEFTAILKLDGIDNLGLVSNVTKVISNNMHVNMKSINFDTEGGVFSGKITVEVKNKTILKKLLENLKKIHGIDKVRRL
- a CDS encoding M48 family metallopeptidase → MSPQTLFYIIIAILILDFIIDKILDSLNAKNFNNPIPAELADVYDEKEYKKSQAYKKANYRFSSISSLFSLTLTLAFFFLDGFQWVDEIARSISNNYIVIALLFFGIITFASDILTTPFSYYHTFVIEEKFGFNKTTKKTFFLDKLKGWLMMSVIGGGILALIILFYQLAGANFWIYAWIIVAVFTIFMNMFYSKIIVPMFNKQTPLENGSLKTNIENYAAKVGFQLDNIFVIDGSKRSTKANAYFSGFGKQKRITLFDTLVNDLEDEEIVTVLAHEVGHYKKKHIIFNIFASVLLTGVTLFILSLFINIPELSLAIGVKQPSFHAGLIAFGILYSPISQLTGLIMNYFSRKFEYQADDYAKNTYAAQPLINALKKLSKNSLSNLTPHPAYVFVHYSHPTLQQRFENLKS
- a CDS encoding nicotinate phosphoribosyltransferase; this encodes MNPLLFTDGYKIDHRRQYPDGTTLVYSNWTPRKSRIEGIDKVVFFGLQYFIKKYILEDFKINFFDQPKAEVCKKYTRRINNYLGENSVGIAHIEALHDLGYIPMCIKALPEGVSVPIRVPMFTMYNTIPEFFWLTNYFETLLSTTVWLPCNSATIAKQYRLVLDKYAEETSTVEELVDWQGHDFSMRGMAGLEAALLSAAGHLLSFTGTDTVPAIDFLENYYGADADKELIGGSVAATEHSVMSMGTNSGELETFKRLITEIYPKGIVSIVSDTWDLWKVLTVYLPKLKEEVLRREGKVVVRPDSGDPVDIICGNPNGKTVEERKGVIELLWDIFGGTENKKGYKELDPHIGAIYGDSITIERATQICERLKNKGFASTNVVLGIGSFTYQYNTRDTFGFAMKATYGEVNGEGREIYKDPITDDGTKKSAKGLIKIELENGEYKMYDRVSWDEEKEGALKVVFKDGELIVDQSLQEIRKRIKNDTQKPVETV